The Budorcas taxicolor isolate Tak-1 chromosome 5, Takin1.1, whole genome shotgun sequence genome includes a window with the following:
- the LOC128048993 gene encoding oxidized low-density lipoprotein receptor 1-like, whose product MSDASDCEQPPENTEQTETIPIVDLEPSLALPPPPEDEWGPIPEHTNVDASRFSFSLYGIIPVILGIFSLLLLMLCGFFGYHYFQSVQESESKMKSLNQWIESFENKEEIFLQVQKVLDQNEEILEKLQNQNENMTEALQQLNAKGGDGCGSPLSHWVQHRDHCYHQTVKTVSWSECSELCVSLNATFLKTERSRLMCILKLLAVNHTWLGLSYKEEDNEWKWEDGSRPSGLEWRLPKPSMDFQGKCVYAGVHTVNIDNCTVSSSCLCEKPVCA is encoded by the exons ATGTCAGATGCTTCAGACTGTGAACAACCTccag aaaatacagagcaGACAGAGACCATCCCTATTGTGGACTTGGAACCATCTCtcgcccttcctcctcctcctgaggaTGAATGGGGCCCAATTCCTGAGCACACCAATGTGGACG CTTCtcgtttttccttctctctctatgGAATAATTCCTGTGATCCTGGGAATCTTCAGCCTGCTGCTTTTGATGCTGTGTGGATTCTTTGGTTACCACT ATTTTCAAAGTGTTCAGGAATCAGAGAGCAAGATGAAGAGCCTTAACCAATGGATTGAGTCTtttgaaaacaaagaggaaatatttcTTCAGGTTCAAAAAGTTCTTGACCAAAATGAAG AAATCCTAGAGAAGCTCCAAAACCAGAATGAGAATATGACTGAGGCTCTACAACAACTAAATGCAAAAGGAG GAGACGGGTGTGGATCTCCTCTGAGTCACTGGGTGCAACACAGAGACCACTGCTACCACCAGACTGTGAAAACGGTTTCTTGGTCGGAGTGTTCAGAGCTTTGTGTCTCTTTGAATGctacatttttaaagacagaaaggaGTAGATTGATG TGTATTCTGAAGTTACTTGCAGTAAACCACACTTGGCTTGGCCTGTCTTATAAGGAAGAGGACAATGAATGGAAGTGGGAGGATGGTTCTCGTCCTTCTGGCCT TGAGTGGCGTCTACCAAAGCCAAGTATGGATTTCCAGGGGAAATGTGTGTATGCAGGTGTGCACACTGTCAACATAGATAACTGCACCGTGTCTTCCTCGTGCCTGTGTGAGAAGCCTGTCTGTGCttaa